In the genome of Streptomyces pactum, one region contains:
- a CDS encoding DUF4232 domain-containing protein: protein MRTFRTRTTALAAASTAVLALALTACGDGGSDARSAGTTDGKTQPVAAAERATQDSGTAAEADAAQGADAAQGEAAQDAGTAKTSGTAKATGTATSSDGRKTTGGTGATAPAKPAAGAKATTPLCTVKNLSITAAHQDGPPYTHIVLTAKNTSRTSCRLNGFPEIQFLESHRENVPAVAKSKPAAPVVLTPGAPAYALVRVSNGGVDDETEPVTAFSVTLHGSDEVKAVRAPGAEGIAVDPSAWATGYWTPQLRNGADDF, encoded by the coding sequence ATGCGCACCTTCCGCACCCGCACCACCGCCCTGGCCGCCGCCTCCACCGCCGTCCTGGCCCTGGCCCTCACCGCCTGCGGCGACGGCGGGTCGGACGCCCGGTCGGCCGGGACGACGGACGGCAAGACCCAGCCGGTCGCCGCCGCGGAGCGCGCCACCCAGGACTCCGGCACGGCCGCGGAGGCGGACGCCGCACAGGGCGCGGACGCCGCTCAGGGTGAGGCCGCCCAGGACGCCGGTACCGCGAAGACCAGCGGTACGGCGAAGGCCACCGGTACCGCCACCTCGTCCGACGGCCGCAAGACCACCGGCGGCACCGGGGCCACCGCCCCGGCGAAGCCCGCCGCCGGCGCCAAGGCCACCACCCCGCTGTGCACCGTGAAGAACCTCTCCATCACCGCCGCCCACCAGGACGGCCCGCCCTACACCCACATCGTGCTGACCGCGAAGAACACCTCCCGCACCAGCTGCCGGCTGAACGGCTTCCCGGAGATCCAGTTCCTGGAGAGCCACCGGGAGAACGTGCCCGCGGTCGCCAAGAGCAAGCCGGCCGCGCCGGTGGTGCTCACCCCGGGCGCCCCCGCGTACGCCCTGGTGCGGGTCTCCAACGGTGGCGTCGACGACGAGACCGAGCCGGTCACGGCGTTCTCCGTCACGCTGCACGGCAGCGACGAGGTCAAGGCCGTACGGGCGCCGGGCGCGGAAGGCATCGCCGTCGACCCGTCCGCCTGGGCGACCGGCTACTGGACCCCGCAGCTCCGCAACGGCGCCGACGACTTCTGA
- a CDS encoding NAD-glutamate dehydrogenase codes for MQTKLDEAKAELLARAARVAENSPAGGQHPAPGPGPEALTAYLQHYYLHTAPEDLAGREPEDVLGAALSHFRLAENRPQGTANVRVYTPTVEENGWTCTHSVVEVVTDDMPFLVDSVTNELSRQGRGIHVVVHPLVVVRRDVTGKLIEVLSPGADGKAAEDGAELPHDARAESWIHVEIDRETDRGDLKQITGDLLRVLSDVREAVEDWEKMRDAALRIAGSLDTEPTAEDLREHEVEEARELLRWLAEDHFTFLGYREYELTQVPTESGGEEDVLTAVPGTGLGILRSDPHLRDTDGAQPATAAGPAGGGSASFSRLPADARAKAREHRLLVLTKANSRATVHRPSYLDYIGVKKFDAQGNVIGERRFLGLFSSAAYTESVRRVPVIRRKVQEVLDGAGFPPNSHDGRDLLQILETYPRDELFQTPVDQLRSIVTSVLYLQERRRLRLFLRQDEYGRYYSALVYLPRDRFTTDVRLRLTDILLEELSGRPPVDFTALHTESVLSRLHFVVRVQPGTELPDLTDADVERIERRLVEAARSWADGFAEALGAEVGEERAAELMRRYGNAFPEGYKADHSPRSAVADLQHLERLTAAGGEQEFALSLYEPVGAAPGERRFKIYRAGTQVSLSEVLPVLSRLGVDVVDERPYELRCSDRTSAWIYDFGLRLPGSGGDPLPDDARERFQNAFAAVWTGRAENDNFNQLVLGAGLDWRQAMVLRAYAKYLRQAGSTFSQAYMEDTLRTNVHTTRLLVSLFEARMSPERQRAGTELTDALLEELEAALDQVASLDEDRILRAFLTLIKATLRTNHFQTDSEGNPHSYLSMKLDPQAIPDLPAPRPAYEIWVYSPRVEGVHLRFGKVARGGLRWSDRREDFRTEILGLVKAQMVKNTVIVPVGAKGGFVGKRLPDPSIDRDAWLAEGIACYRTFISGLLDITDNMVGGEVVHPEGVVRHDEDDTYLVVAADKGTATFSDIANEVAQSYGFWLGDAFASGGSAGYDHKGMGITARGAWESVKRHFRELGHDTQTQDFTVVGVGDMSGDVFGNGMLLSEHIRLVAAFDHRHIFLDPDPDAAVSYAERRRLFELPRSSWADYNTELLSAGGGIHPRTAKSITITPQVRAALGIESGVTKMTPAELMRAILLAPVDLLWNGGIGTYVKAHTESNADVGDKANDAIRVDGQDLRVKVVGEGGNLGCTQLGRIEFAMAGGRINTDAIDNSAGVDTSDHEVNIKILLNAVVRDGDMTVKQRNKLLAEMTDEVGSLVLRNNYAQNTALANAVAQAPSLLHAHQRTMRRLVRDGHLDRALEFLPTDRQIRERLSAGRGLTQPELAVLLAYTKITVAEELIGTSLPDDPYLQHLLHAYFPKALSERFAEQIDAHALRREIITTVLVNDTVNTGGSTFLHRLREETGASIEEIVRAQTAARAIFGLGEVWDEVEALDNIVAADVQTRMRLHCRRLVERGSRWLLNNRPQPLELAETIDFFQERVAAVWTELPRLLRGADLEWYEGIYEELTAAGVPQALATRVAGFSSAFPALDVVATADRTGKDALAVAEVYYELADRLSITQLMDRIIELPRADRWQSMARASIREDLYAAHAALTADVLSVGEDEATPEQRFKAWEEKNAAILHRARTTLEEIQGSETFDLANLSVAMRTMRTLLRSHA; via the coding sequence ATGCAGACCAAGCTGGACGAAGCCAAGGCCGAGCTGCTCGCCCGGGCCGCCCGGGTAGCTGAGAACAGCCCTGCCGGGGGACAGCATCCGGCTCCGGGCCCCGGCCCGGAGGCCCTCACCGCGTATCTCCAGCACTACTACCTGCACACCGCCCCGGAGGACCTGGCGGGCCGCGAGCCCGAGGACGTCCTCGGGGCCGCGCTGTCCCACTTCCGGCTGGCGGAGAACCGGCCGCAGGGCACCGCGAACGTGCGGGTGTACACGCCCACCGTCGAGGAGAACGGCTGGACGTGCACCCACTCGGTGGTCGAGGTGGTCACCGACGACATGCCGTTCCTGGTGGACTCGGTGACCAACGAGCTGTCCCGGCAGGGCCGGGGCATCCACGTGGTGGTCCACCCGCTCGTGGTGGTCCGGCGGGACGTCACCGGCAAGCTGATCGAGGTGCTCTCCCCGGGGGCCGACGGCAAGGCCGCCGAGGACGGCGCGGAACTGCCGCACGACGCCCGCGCCGAGTCCTGGATCCACGTGGAGATCGACCGGGAGACCGACCGGGGCGACCTCAAGCAGATCACCGGCGACCTGCTGCGGGTGCTCTCCGACGTCCGCGAGGCCGTCGAGGACTGGGAGAAGATGCGCGACGCCGCGCTGCGCATCGCCGGGTCGCTGGACACCGAACCCACCGCCGAGGACCTGCGCGAGCACGAGGTGGAGGAGGCCCGTGAGCTGCTGCGCTGGCTCGCCGAGGACCACTTCACGTTCCTGGGCTACCGCGAGTACGAGCTGACCCAGGTGCCCACCGAGTCCGGCGGCGAGGAGGACGTGCTCACCGCGGTGCCCGGCACCGGCCTGGGCATCCTCCGCTCCGACCCGCACCTGCGCGACACCGACGGCGCGCAGCCGGCCACCGCGGCCGGACCGGCGGGCGGCGGCTCGGCGTCCTTCAGCCGGCTGCCCGCCGACGCCCGCGCCAAGGCCCGCGAGCACCGCCTGCTGGTCCTCACCAAGGCCAACAGCCGCGCCACCGTGCACCGCCCCTCCTACCTCGACTACATCGGGGTGAAGAAGTTCGACGCCCAGGGCAACGTGATCGGCGAGCGCCGGTTCCTGGGCCTGTTCTCCTCCGCCGCCTACACCGAGTCGGTGCGCCGGGTGCCGGTGATCCGCCGCAAGGTGCAGGAGGTGCTGGACGGCGCCGGGTTCCCGCCCAACAGCCACGACGGCCGCGACCTGCTCCAGATCCTGGAGACCTACCCGCGCGACGAGCTGTTCCAGACGCCGGTCGACCAGCTGCGCTCGATCGTCACCTCCGTGCTGTACCTCCAGGAGCGCCGCCGGCTGCGGCTGTTCCTGCGCCAGGACGAGTACGGGCGCTACTACTCGGCGCTCGTCTACCTGCCGAGGGACCGTTTCACCACCGATGTGCGGCTGCGGCTGACCGACATCCTGCTGGAGGAACTCAGCGGCCGGCCGCCGGTGGACTTCACCGCCCTGCACACCGAGTCGGTGCTCTCCCGGCTGCACTTCGTGGTCCGGGTGCAGCCCGGCACCGAGCTGCCCGACCTCACCGACGCCGACGTCGAGCGCATCGAGCGCCGGCTGGTGGAGGCCGCCCGCTCCTGGGCCGACGGCTTCGCCGAGGCGCTCGGCGCCGAGGTCGGCGAGGAGCGCGCCGCGGAGCTGATGCGCCGCTACGGCAACGCCTTCCCCGAGGGCTACAAGGCCGACCACTCGCCGCGCAGCGCCGTCGCCGACCTCCAGCACCTGGAGCGGCTCACCGCGGCCGGCGGCGAGCAGGAGTTCGCCCTCAGCCTCTACGAGCCGGTCGGCGCCGCCCCCGGCGAGCGCCGCTTCAAGATCTACCGGGCCGGGACGCAGGTCTCCCTCTCCGAGGTGCTGCCGGTCCTCAGTCGGCTGGGCGTGGACGTGGTGGACGAGCGGCCCTACGAGCTGCGCTGCTCGGACCGCACCTCCGCGTGGATCTACGACTTCGGGCTGCGGCTGCCGGGCAGCGGCGGCGACCCGCTGCCGGACGACGCCCGCGAGCGCTTCCAGAACGCGTTCGCCGCGGTGTGGACCGGCCGGGCCGAGAACGACAACTTCAACCAGCTGGTGCTGGGCGCCGGGCTGGACTGGCGGCAGGCCATGGTGCTCCGCGCCTACGCCAAGTACCTGCGGCAGGCCGGCTCCACCTTCAGCCAGGCGTACATGGAGGACACCCTCCGTACCAACGTCCACACCACCCGGCTGCTGGTGAGCCTGTTCGAGGCCCGGATGTCCCCGGAGCGGCAGCGGGCCGGCACCGAGCTGACCGACGCCCTGCTGGAGGAGCTGGAGGCCGCCCTGGACCAGGTCGCCTCGCTGGACGAGGACCGCATCCTGCGCGCCTTCCTCACCCTCATCAAGGCGACCCTGCGCACCAACCACTTCCAGACCGACAGCGAGGGCAACCCGCACTCCTACCTGTCGATGAAGCTGGACCCGCAGGCCATCCCCGACCTGCCCGCGCCGCGCCCGGCGTACGAGATCTGGGTGTACTCGCCGCGGGTGGAGGGCGTCCACCTGCGGTTCGGCAAGGTCGCCCGCGGCGGTCTGCGCTGGTCGGACCGGCGCGAGGACTTCCGCACCGAGATCCTCGGCCTGGTGAAGGCCCAGATGGTGAAGAACACCGTCATCGTGCCGGTGGGCGCCAAGGGCGGCTTCGTCGGCAAGCGGCTGCCCGACCCGTCGATCGACCGGGACGCCTGGCTGGCCGAGGGCATCGCCTGCTACCGCACCTTCATCTCCGGTCTGCTCGACATCACCGACAACATGGTCGGCGGCGAGGTCGTGCACCCCGAGGGTGTGGTCCGGCACGACGAGGACGACACCTACCTGGTGGTCGCCGCCGACAAGGGCACCGCCACCTTCTCCGACATCGCCAACGAGGTCGCCCAGTCCTACGGCTTCTGGCTCGGCGACGCCTTCGCCTCCGGCGGTTCGGCCGGCTACGACCACAAGGGCATGGGCATCACCGCCCGCGGCGCCTGGGAGTCGGTCAAGCGGCACTTCCGCGAGCTGGGCCACGACACCCAGACCCAGGACTTCACCGTGGTCGGCGTCGGCGACATGTCCGGCGACGTGTTCGGCAACGGCATGCTGCTGAGCGAGCACATCCGGCTGGTCGCGGCCTTCGACCACCGGCACATCTTCCTCGACCCCGACCCGGACGCCGCGGTCTCCTACGCCGAGCGCCGCCGCCTGTTCGAGCTGCCGCGCTCCTCGTGGGCCGACTACAACACCGAGCTGCTCTCCGCGGGCGGCGGCATCCACCCGCGGACCGCGAAGTCCATCACCATCACCCCGCAGGTCCGCGCCGCCCTCGGCATCGAGTCGGGCGTCACCAAGATGACCCCGGCCGAGCTGATGCGCGCCATCCTGCTGGCCCCGGTGGACCTGCTGTGGAACGGCGGCATCGGCACCTACGTCAAGGCGCACACCGAGTCGAACGCCGACGTGGGCGACAAGGCCAACGACGCGATCCGGGTGGACGGCCAGGACCTGCGGGTCAAGGTCGTCGGCGAGGGCGGCAACCTGGGCTGCACCCAGCTCGGCCGGATCGAGTTCGCGATGGCCGGCGGGCGGATCAACACCGACGCCATCGACAACAGCGCCGGCGTGGACACCTCCGACCACGAGGTGAACATCAAGATCCTGCTCAACGCGGTGGTCCGGGACGGCGACATGACCGTCAAGCAGCGCAACAAGCTGCTCGCCGAGATGACCGACGAGGTCGGCTCGCTGGTGCTGCGGAACAACTACGCGCAGAACACCGCGCTGGCCAACGCGGTCGCCCAGGCCCCCAGCCTGCTCCACGCCCACCAGCGCACCATGCGCCGCCTGGTGCGTGACGGGCACCTGGACCGGGCCCTGGAGTTCCTGCCCACCGACCGGCAGATCCGCGAGCGGCTCTCCGCCGGCCGCGGGCTGACCCAGCCGGAGCTGGCGGTGCTGCTCGCCTACACCAAGATCACGGTGGCGGAGGAGCTGATCGGCACCTCGCTGCCGGACGACCCCTACCTCCAGCACCTGCTGCACGCCTACTTCCCCAAGGCGCTGTCCGAGCGGTTCGCCGAGCAGATCGACGCCCACGCGCTGCGCCGCGAGATCATCACCACGGTGCTGGTCAACGACACCGTCAACACCGGTGGTTCGACCTTCCTGCACCGGCTGCGGGAGGAGACCGGCGCCTCCATCGAGGAGATCGTCCGCGCCCAGACCGCGGCCCGGGCCATCTTCGGCCTCGGCGAGGTCTGGGACGAGGTCGAGGCGCTGGACAACATCGTCGCCGCCGACGTGCAGACCCGGATGCGGCTGCACTGCCGCCGGCTGGTCGAGCGCGGCAGCCGCTGGCTGCTCAACAACCGCCCGCAGCCGCTGGAGCTCGCGGAGACCATCGACTTCTTCCAGGAGCGGGTCGCCGCCGTCTGGACGGAGCTGCCCCGGCTGCTGCGCGGCGCCGACCTGGAGTGGTACGAGGGCATCTACGAGGAGCTGACCGCCGCCGGGGTGCCGCAGGCCCTGGCCACCCGGGTCGCCGGCTTCTCCTCCGCCTTCCCGGCGCTGGACGTGGTGGCCACCGCGGACCGCACCGGCAAGGACGCGCTGGCGGTCGCCGAGGTCTACTACGAGCTGGCCGACCGGCTGTCGATCACCCAGCTGATGGACCGGATCATCGAGCTGCCGCGCGCCGACCGGTGGCAGTCCATGGCCCGCGCCTCCATCCGCGAGGACCTCTACGCGGCGCACGCCGCCCTCACCGCCGACGTGCTGTCGGTCGGCGAGGACGAGGCGACGCCGGAGCAGCGGTTCAAGGCGTGGGAGGAGAAGAACGCAGCGATCCTGCACCGCGCCCGCACCACGCTGGAGGAGATCCAGGGCTCGGAGACCTTCGACCTGGCCAACCTGTCGGTGGCGATGCGGACCATGCGGACGCTGCTGCGCTCGCACGCCTGA
- a CDS encoding DJ-1/PfpI family protein: protein MAAKVLIVTGDAAESLEVLYPYQRLREEGYDVHVAAPSRKRLRFVVHDFEDGYDTYTEKAGYTWPADLAFSEVDPGGYAALVVPGGRAPEYLRNDPELRKILKAFFDADKPVAQTCHGPLLTAAIGGLTGRRVTAYPALELDVQAAGGTFRDQEVVTDGTLVSARAWPDNPGWMREFLRVLRAVAPVTGEE from the coding sequence ATGGCCGCGAAGGTTCTGATCGTCACCGGTGACGCGGCCGAGTCGCTGGAGGTGCTCTACCCGTACCAGCGGCTGCGCGAAGAGGGTTACGACGTCCACGTCGCGGCACCGAGCCGGAAGCGGCTCCGCTTCGTGGTGCACGACTTCGAGGACGGCTACGACACCTACACCGAGAAGGCGGGTTACACCTGGCCCGCCGATCTGGCGTTCTCCGAGGTGGACCCCGGCGGGTACGCCGCCCTGGTGGTCCCCGGCGGGCGCGCCCCGGAGTACCTGCGCAACGACCCGGAGCTGCGCAAGATCCTCAAGGCGTTCTTCGACGCGGACAAGCCCGTCGCCCAGACCTGCCACGGTCCGCTGCTCACCGCCGCGATCGGCGGTCTGACCGGGCGGCGGGTCACCGCGTACCCGGCCCTGGAGCTCGACGTCCAGGCGGCCGGCGGCACCTTCCGGGACCAGGAGGTGGTGACCGACGGCACGCTGGTCTCGGCCCGCGCCTGGCCGGACAACCCCGGCTGGATGCGGGAGTTCCTGCGGGTGCTGCGCGCCGTGGCGCCGGTGACCGGCGAGGAGTGA
- a CDS encoding glycosyltransferase family 2 protein, whose amino-acid sequence MSPTNPAGPRISVVVPVHNTGRTVLTGLASFRAQTLPREAFEVIYVDDGSTDGTPALLAAETAGDGNVRLLRTPCSGWPGRPRNVGLDAARGAYVLFVDDDDHLAPRALERLYARAVETGADIVAGRTAGHGRGVSRVLYDEPMSDGHILRDPVLLTSMTVHKLFRRELLTAHGIRFPEGKVRLEDHMFMLRAYLAARRVATVHDYTCYHWVRHDEGAHHISFTRAEPRKYLGSVRAVLRIVTDHLEPGPRRDAFIAHWYATKALHRLEGEKFTAKPVWYRWQVFRAVRSLARDCVPPRVDRLLPAKQRVASALVRYGDRVLMEEYARWEDGTGHRPRLEDVRWADGVLRVRIGTELVRPTAGGGTTPVLVEDRGGGRRRLCLPPRIAAVPGVAEAADCAGDLARATLTGQIRHRDEATLLALPTTVRRHDVPASGEPPAGEPAAGVPAGGGTGARPARYGVRFEAEFALDPATADHGLALDGVWDVFVRLDACGWGSNRRLGADRADRVTRQLLPALCPGPPAPPHEPPPAPAPPHQPPPPPPHDPPPEPAPAPPDGPAGPASAVAPTAEVAPAAGPAALFVNPYWTRPHDNLSVSVNGPLGPLGRVVRDLSGAVVTEAGGLVTAVIPVALGTPARPVPVTVLLERDGAAPRALPDGAARIEPLPGGAAALVLRVAAGRLTAAPGGVPAELAIGHGGRSVRLGVALRPGPGPGRWSAVRPGSAAVRSTPAARPAAEPGR is encoded by the coding sequence ATGAGTCCGACGAACCCGGCCGGCCCCCGGATCAGCGTGGTGGTCCCGGTCCACAACACGGGCCGGACGGTGCTGACCGGCCTCGCCTCGTTCCGCGCCCAGACCCTGCCGCGCGAGGCGTTCGAGGTCATCTACGTGGACGACGGCTCCACCGACGGCACCCCCGCGCTGCTCGCCGCCGAGACGGCCGGGGACGGCAACGTCCGGCTGCTGCGCACCCCCTGCTCCGGCTGGCCGGGCCGCCCCCGCAACGTGGGCCTCGACGCGGCGCGCGGCGCGTACGTCCTCTTCGTGGACGACGACGACCACCTCGCCCCGCGGGCCCTGGAGCGGCTGTACGCGCGGGCGGTGGAGACCGGCGCGGACATCGTCGCCGGGCGGACCGCCGGTCACGGCAGGGGGGTGTCCCGGGTGCTGTACGACGAGCCGATGTCCGACGGCCACATCCTCCGGGACCCGGTGCTGCTCACCTCGATGACGGTGCACAAGCTCTTCCGCCGCGAGCTGCTCACCGCGCACGGCATCCGCTTCCCGGAGGGGAAAGTGCGGCTGGAGGACCACATGTTCATGCTCCGCGCGTACCTCGCCGCGCGGCGGGTGGCCACCGTGCACGACTACACCTGCTACCACTGGGTGCGCCACGACGAGGGGGCGCACCACATCAGCTTCACCCGCGCCGAGCCCCGGAAGTACCTGGGCAGCGTCCGCGCCGTGCTGCGGATCGTCACCGACCACCTGGAACCGGGGCCGCGCCGGGACGCGTTCATCGCCCACTGGTACGCCACCAAGGCGCTGCACCGGCTGGAGGGCGAGAAGTTCACCGCCAAGCCGGTCTGGTACCGGTGGCAGGTCTTCCGCGCGGTCCGCTCGCTGGCCCGGGACTGCGTGCCGCCGCGGGTGGACCGGCTGCTGCCGGCCAAGCAGCGCGTCGCCTCGGCGCTGGTGCGGTACGGGGACCGGGTGCTGATGGAGGAGTACGCCCGGTGGGAGGACGGCACCGGCCACCGGCCGCGCCTGGAGGACGTGCGCTGGGCGGACGGGGTGCTGCGGGTGCGCATCGGCACCGAGCTGGTCCGGCCCACCGCCGGCGGCGGGACCACCCCGGTGCTGGTGGAGGACCGCGGCGGCGGTCGCCGGCGCCTGTGCCTGCCGCCGCGGATCGCGGCCGTCCCCGGCGTCGCGGAGGCCGCCGACTGCGCCGGTGACCTGGCCCGGGCCACCCTCACCGGGCAGATCCGGCACCGTGACGAGGCCACGCTGCTGGCGCTTCCCACCACCGTGCGCCGCCACGACGTCCCGGCCTCCGGCGAGCCCCCGGCCGGCGAACCGGCGGCCGGTGTCCCGGCGGGCGGCGGCACCGGGGCCCGGCCCGCCCGGTACGGGGTGCGGTTCGAGGCCGAGTTCGCGCTGGACCCGGCCACCGCCGACCACGGCCTGGCACTGGACGGCGTCTGGGACGTGTTCGTACGGCTGGACGCCTGCGGCTGGGGGTCCAACCGGCGGCTGGGCGCGGACCGGGCGGACCGGGTGACGCGGCAGCTGCTCCCCGCCCTCTGCCCCGGCCCGCCGGCACCGCCCCACGAACCCCCGCCGGCACCGGCACCACCTCACCAACCCCCACCACCACCGCCGCACGACCCTCCGCCGGAACCGGCACCGGCGCCGCCTGACGGGCCGGCCGGACCGGCATCGGCCGTCGCGCCCACGGCCGAAGTCGCCCCTGCGGCCGGGCCCGCCGCCCTGTTCGTCAACCCCTACTGGACCCGGCCGCACGACAACCTCAGCGTCTCGGTGAACGGCCCCCTCGGCCCGCTGGGCCGGGTGGTCCGGGACCTCTCCGGTGCCGTGGTGACCGAGGCCGGCGGGCTGGTCACGGCGGTGATCCCGGTGGCGCTCGGCACGCCCGCCCGGCCGGTGCCGGTGACCGTGCTGCTGGAACGGGACGGGGCGGCGCCGCGGGCCCTGCCGGACGGCGCCGCCCGGATCGAGCCCCTGCCGGGAGGCGCGGCCGCCCTCGTCCTGCGGGTGGCCGCCGGCCGGCTCACCGCCGCCCCGGGCGGTGTCCCCGCCGAGCTGGCGATCGGCCACGGCGGCCGGTCGGTGCGGCTGGGGGTGGCCCTGCGCCCCGGGCCCGGCCCCGGCCGGTGGTCCGCGGTCCGGCCCGGTTCCGCGGCGGTCCGCTCCACGCCCGCGGCACGGCCCGCCGCGGAACCGGGCCGGTGA
- a CDS encoding VOC family protein, with translation MPEVTTRYAPGTPCWTDLAAPDQQAALDFYAGLFGWSGEIGPPETGGYSVCALRGLPVAGIMAAQIMDDAVTDEPAAPTVWTTYLASDDADATAAAVAAHGGTVHSPVMAVHDLGRMLVAADPTGAVFGVWEAREFVGAGLVNEPNTVIWNELNTTDPATAGAFYRAVFGIEPAPVEDVAGAEGYSTLTVAGRPVGGMQALPASAPPEAVPHWLVYFAVTDPDDTCRRLAATGGTVLQPPFDMVAGRMALVTDGAGAPFAVIRPSPLGETG, from the coding sequence ATGCCGGAAGTCACCACCCGCTACGCGCCGGGCACCCCGTGCTGGACCGACCTGGCGGCCCCCGACCAGCAGGCCGCCCTCGACTTCTACGCCGGGCTCTTCGGCTGGTCCGGCGAGATCGGACCCCCGGAGACCGGCGGCTACAGCGTCTGCGCGCTCCGCGGACTGCCGGTCGCCGGGATCATGGCCGCACAGATCATGGACGACGCGGTGACCGACGAGCCGGCCGCGCCGACGGTGTGGACCACCTACCTCGCCTCGGACGACGCGGACGCCACCGCGGCGGCGGTCGCCGCGCACGGCGGCACCGTGCACAGCCCGGTCATGGCGGTGCACGACCTGGGCCGGATGCTGGTGGCGGCCGACCCGACCGGGGCCGTCTTCGGGGTGTGGGAGGCCCGCGAGTTCGTCGGCGCGGGCCTGGTCAACGAGCCCAACACCGTCATCTGGAACGAGCTGAACACCACCGATCCGGCCACCGCCGGCGCCTTCTACCGCGCGGTGTTCGGCATCGAGCCCGCCCCCGTGGAGGACGTGGCGGGCGCGGAGGGGTACTCCACGCTCACCGTGGCGGGACGCCCGGTCGGCGGCATGCAGGCGCTGCCCGCCAGCGCGCCGCCGGAGGCCGTGCCGCACTGGCTGGTGTACTTCGCCGTCACCGACCCCGACGACACCTGCCGCCGGCTGGCGGCGACCGGCGGCACGGTCCTGCAACCGCCGTTCGACATGGTGGCCGGCCGGATGGCACTCGTCACCGACGGGGCCGGCGCACCCTTCGCGGTGATCCGTCCCTCCCCGCTGGGCGAGACCGGCTGA
- a CDS encoding HAD family hydrolase, which translates to MGKHVAHIVWDWNGTLLHDIDAVMTATNASFAELGLEPLTLERYRDLYCVPVPRFYERLMGRLPTDEEWEVMDAAFHRHYREAARNAALAAGARELLADWHSAGLTQSLCSLASHDHLVPLVRTHGIDGYFARVDGRVDPKQHGKAGQMVRHLAALEGVSPERVVVIGDAVDDASAAAAAGAHAVLYTGGSQSRACLEAAGVPVVDTLAEAAELARELAGRRPVSGLN; encoded by the coding sequence ATGGGGAAGCACGTGGCACACATCGTCTGGGACTGGAACGGCACCCTCCTGCACGACATCGACGCCGTGATGACGGCGACCAACGCGTCGTTCGCGGAGCTGGGACTTGAGCCGCTCACGCTGGAGCGCTACCGGGACCTGTACTGCGTACCGGTCCCGCGCTTCTACGAGCGGCTGATGGGCCGGCTGCCCACGGACGAGGAGTGGGAGGTGATGGACGCGGCGTTCCACCGGCACTACCGGGAGGCGGCGCGGAACGCCGCGCTGGCCGCCGGGGCCCGGGAGCTGCTCGCCGACTGGCACTCCGCGGGACTGACCCAGTCGCTGTGCTCGCTCGCCTCGCACGACCACCTCGTCCCGCTGGTGCGGACGCACGGCATCGACGGCTACTTCGCGCGGGTGGACGGCCGGGTGGACCCCAAGCAGCACGGGAAGGCCGGTCAGATGGTGCGGCACCTGGCGGCGCTGGAGGGGGTCTCCCCGGAGCGGGTGGTGGTGATCGGCGACGCGGTGGACGACGCGTCGGCCGCCGCGGCCGCGGGGGCGCACGCCGTGCTCTACACCGGCGGGTCGCAGTCCCGGGCCTGTCTGGAGGCCGCCGGGGTGCCGGTGGTGGACACCCTCGCGGAGGCGGCCGAGCTGGCCCGGGAGCTGGCCGGCCGGCGGCCGGTGAGCGGCCTGAACTGA